A genomic window from Osmia bicornis bicornis chromosome 6, iOsmBic2.1, whole genome shotgun sequence includes:
- the LOC114877345 gene encoding cryptochrome-1-like isoform X1, with translation MTGSRNSEIDPEVTVHGEGGKHTVHWFRKGLRLHDNPSLREGLAGASTFRCVFVLDPWFAGSTNVGINKWRFLLQCLEDLDCSLRKLNSRLFVIRGQPADALPKLFKEWGTTNLTFEEDPEPYGRVRDHNISALCKELGISVVQRVSHTLYKLDEIIEKNGGKPPLTYHQFQNVVASMDSPEPPVPTVTSVCVGSAYTPLKEDHDDHYGVPTLEELGFDTEGLLPPVWVGGESEALARLERHLERKAWVASFGRPKMTPQSLLPSQTGLSPYLRFGCLSTRLFYYQLTDLYKKIKKAVPPLSLHGQLLWREFFYCAATKNPNFDRMQGNPICVQIPWDKNVEALAKWANGQTGFPWIDAIMTQLREEGWIHHLARHAVACFLTRGDLWISWEEGMKVFDELLLDADWSVNAGMWMWLSCSSFFQQFFHCYCPVRFGRKADPNGDYIRRYLPVLKNFPTRYIHEPWNAPLSVQRTAKCIIGKDYSLPMVNHSKSSRINIERMKQVYQQLNKYRGNGASIKGETVAFALGLLNTLPPPAMKENEEEKKKQVQSPPPAENQLKMETLANTTQQHHHQHQ, from the exons ATGACAGGCAGTCGCAATAGCGAAATAGATCCGGAAGTGACGGTACACGGCGAGGGTGGAAAGCATACGGTTCATTGGTTTCGCAAAGGTCTCAGACTTCACGACAACCCTTCGTTGAGGGAGGGTCTTGCCGGTGCCTCCACCTTTCGGTGCGTCTTCGTTTTGGACCCATGGTTCGCCGGCAGTACCAACGTTGGCATTAATAAATGGAG GTTTTTGCTGCAATGCTTGGAGGATCTCGATTGCTCGCTgagaaaattgaattctaGACTGTTCGTGATACGAGGACAACCAGCTGATGCTCTGCCGAAATTGTTCAAGGAATGGGGCACGACGAACTTGACCTTCGAGGAGGATCCAGAACCATACGGACGTGTTCGGGATCATAATATATCGGCACTATGCAAGGAACTCGGTATCTCGGTGGTCCAAAGGGTATCGCATACTCTCTACAAGTTGGACGA GATCATCGAGAAGAACGGAGGAAAGCCGCCGTTGACGTACCATCAGTTTCAAAATGTTGTCGCCAGTATGGATTCACCTGAACCGCCAGTACCGACGGTCACTTCCGTCTGCGTAGGCTCCGCCTATACTCCACTGAAGGAGGATCACGACGATCATTACGGTGTTCCGACCCTCGAAGAACTTG GATTCGACACGGAAGGATTGTTACCACCTGTATGGGTCGGGGGTGAGAGCGAAGCGTTGGCGCGTCTGGAACGTCATCTGGAGAGGAAGGCTTGGGTGGCTAGTTTTGGAAGACCGAAAATGACCCCGCAATCTTTATTACCCAGTCAAACGGGTCTTTCGCCTTACTTACGATTCGGTTGTCTCAGCACCAGACTTTTTTACTATCAGCTCACCGACTTGTATAAAAAG ATTAAGAAAGCTGTACCACCGCTTTCGTTACACGGTCAGCTTTTGTGGCGAGAATTCTTCTACTGCGCCGCCACGAAGAATCCAAACTTCGATCGGATGCAAGGAAATCCGATTTGCGTTCAGATACCCTGGGACAAGAACGTTGAAGCCCTTGCCAAATGGGCGAAC GGTCAAACAGGTTTTCCATGGATCGATGCGATCATGACTCAGCTGAGGGAAGAAGGTTGGATCCATCACTTGGCTAGACATGCTGTCGCTTGTTTCCTGACCAGAGGTGACCTTTGGATCTCCTGGGAAGAAGGAATGAAG GTATTCGACGAACTTTTGCTGGACGCTGATTGGTCGGTCAATGCAGGAATGTGGATGTGGTTATCGTGCAGCTCGTTTTTTCAACAATTCTTCCATTGTTATTGTCCGGTAAGGTTTGGCAGGAAAGCCGATCCAAACGGCGATTACATCAG GCGATACCTGCCAgtcttgaaaaattttcccACGAGATACATTCATGAACCATGGAACGCACCGCTCAGCGTCCAACGAACGGCGAAATGTATTATCGGTAAGGATTACTCGTTACCGATGGTAAATCATAGCAAGAGCTCGAGGATCAACATCGAGAGAATGAAGCAAGTCTATCAGCAGTTGAACAAGTATCGGGGGAATG GAGCTTCCATCAAGGGGGAGACAGTTG CTTTTGCGCTAGGTTTATTGAACACGTTGCCACCGCCAGCGATGAAGGAGAacgaggaagaaaagaaaaaacaggTGCAGTCTCCTCCACCTGCTGAGAATCAACTGAAAATGGAAACTCTTGCCAATACGACGCAACAGCATCACCATCAACATCAATAG
- the LOC114877345 gene encoding cryptochrome-1-like isoform X2: MTGSRNSEIDPEVTVHGEGGKHTVHWFRKGLRLHDNPSLREGLAGASTFRCVFVLDPWFAGSTNVGINKWRFLLQCLEDLDCSLRKLNSRLFVIRGQPADALPKLFKEWGTTNLTFEEDPEPYGRVRDHNISALCKELGISVVQRVSHTLYKLDEIIEKNGGKPPLTYHQFQNVVASMDSPEPPVPTVTSVCVGSAYTPLKEDHDDHYGVPTLEELGFDTEGLLPPVWVGGESEALARLERHLERKAWVASFGRPKMTPQSLLPSQTGLSPYLRFGCLSTRLFYYQLTDLYKKIKKAVPPLSLHGQLLWREFFYCAATKNPNFDRMQGNPICVQIPWDKNVEALAKWANGQTGFPWIDAIMTQLREEGWIHHLARHAVACFLTRGDLWISWEEGMKVFDELLLDADWSVNAGMWMWLSCSSFFQQFFHCYCPVRFGRKADPNGDYIRRYLPVLKNFPTRYIHEPWNAPLSVQRTAKCIIGKDYSLPMVNHSKSSRINIERMKQVYQQLNKYRGNGASIKGETVGLLNTLPPPAMKENEEEKKKQVQSPPPAENQLKMETLANTTQQHHHQHQ, translated from the exons ATGACAGGCAGTCGCAATAGCGAAATAGATCCGGAAGTGACGGTACACGGCGAGGGTGGAAAGCATACGGTTCATTGGTTTCGCAAAGGTCTCAGACTTCACGACAACCCTTCGTTGAGGGAGGGTCTTGCCGGTGCCTCCACCTTTCGGTGCGTCTTCGTTTTGGACCCATGGTTCGCCGGCAGTACCAACGTTGGCATTAATAAATGGAG GTTTTTGCTGCAATGCTTGGAGGATCTCGATTGCTCGCTgagaaaattgaattctaGACTGTTCGTGATACGAGGACAACCAGCTGATGCTCTGCCGAAATTGTTCAAGGAATGGGGCACGACGAACTTGACCTTCGAGGAGGATCCAGAACCATACGGACGTGTTCGGGATCATAATATATCGGCACTATGCAAGGAACTCGGTATCTCGGTGGTCCAAAGGGTATCGCATACTCTCTACAAGTTGGACGA GATCATCGAGAAGAACGGAGGAAAGCCGCCGTTGACGTACCATCAGTTTCAAAATGTTGTCGCCAGTATGGATTCACCTGAACCGCCAGTACCGACGGTCACTTCCGTCTGCGTAGGCTCCGCCTATACTCCACTGAAGGAGGATCACGACGATCATTACGGTGTTCCGACCCTCGAAGAACTTG GATTCGACACGGAAGGATTGTTACCACCTGTATGGGTCGGGGGTGAGAGCGAAGCGTTGGCGCGTCTGGAACGTCATCTGGAGAGGAAGGCTTGGGTGGCTAGTTTTGGAAGACCGAAAATGACCCCGCAATCTTTATTACCCAGTCAAACGGGTCTTTCGCCTTACTTACGATTCGGTTGTCTCAGCACCAGACTTTTTTACTATCAGCTCACCGACTTGTATAAAAAG ATTAAGAAAGCTGTACCACCGCTTTCGTTACACGGTCAGCTTTTGTGGCGAGAATTCTTCTACTGCGCCGCCACGAAGAATCCAAACTTCGATCGGATGCAAGGAAATCCGATTTGCGTTCAGATACCCTGGGACAAGAACGTTGAAGCCCTTGCCAAATGGGCGAAC GGTCAAACAGGTTTTCCATGGATCGATGCGATCATGACTCAGCTGAGGGAAGAAGGTTGGATCCATCACTTGGCTAGACATGCTGTCGCTTGTTTCCTGACCAGAGGTGACCTTTGGATCTCCTGGGAAGAAGGAATGAAG GTATTCGACGAACTTTTGCTGGACGCTGATTGGTCGGTCAATGCAGGAATGTGGATGTGGTTATCGTGCAGCTCGTTTTTTCAACAATTCTTCCATTGTTATTGTCCGGTAAGGTTTGGCAGGAAAGCCGATCCAAACGGCGATTACATCAG GCGATACCTGCCAgtcttgaaaaattttcccACGAGATACATTCATGAACCATGGAACGCACCGCTCAGCGTCCAACGAACGGCGAAATGTATTATCGGTAAGGATTACTCGTTACCGATGGTAAATCATAGCAAGAGCTCGAGGATCAACATCGAGAGAATGAAGCAAGTCTATCAGCAGTTGAACAAGTATCGGGGGAATG GAGCTTCCATCAAGGGGGAGACAGTTG GTTTATTGAACACGTTGCCACCGCCAGCGATGAAGGAGAacgaggaagaaaagaaaaaacaggTGCAGTCTCCTCCACCTGCTGAGAATCAACTGAAAATGGAAACTCTTGCCAATACGACGCAACAGCATCACCATCAACATCAATAG
- the LOC114877340 gene encoding uncharacterized protein LOC114877340 produces the protein MRFDPAGFTGPPTSHERTNGNDDDADYLRFHFPRRDPSVAQIRLFHLRAKVDVLASSFLFVLRTCKILGQRKSCSAREKKQQPRRYRPYDPFVTTVGTTSGSIVTDRRRLASSLENGPEFRNATAFRVFYSSVYRSETCARIRTFAIILEPRKRRVSRFRRCNGRDADRGNGDVDDSDDEENDHARVERFSWTLRDSGSRPPRDRINTDRTRTRGKSDRARPVVLDESVDQSPIPIVDVTNVPSVDAFAYTAQNDENDDSVPRNPPPHCQIGLDSEGFESRNDPKRDKLRVGDGNGRSENNYTARFQEPITNGSCKNERELATSGSTKLSNSYGRKYGFLFVMYLLAWPLVCSTTPSGQFASGFAHGPSLGPAENLLQHNSTQISSLFSSGVASQQQQQQEQQKQQQKQQQQKQRHRQTEEQLVQVAEYGRDGNNAHRRRWYDDQRKEEEREIEESSYQSHQAVLESETLHPYNEYSWEVNQINPWLSACDLAGPAPADLQGSCGPPEVPKNCPIACTIDAGKEFLEVIERTSWSRRGKPKESAAGEQLQRQNKENKKIKNKIGDGVRMAPEQCLFYLEESHKRDICRDDFGRTSTPSFLTPRENRYWFMSGLRLRHCCEHAVVNALAPGKGGPLENVLNGGQKCADALDKLLLVDALAARLHCEFEEVLARYDCAQPYSVIFNCTHCKEAYRKWVCSSLVPYFAHGGPQDLDSSDSWVGSRLRPCRSFCQSVEQRCPYLLPGDRAPAYPTQYAGEPTFLCRDPNIPETGEQAARALHSSEEDECCFHACSEENPGSGICANCTDREPRKRGRSHDPSTAPYCEINPIQPASTGGQYRAPGTTDSTVIEEGDESYDSSKETDASASGTLTNIVQQQGTSLCGSGGVGSMTSISSSDRSTISLLAQLFWLCSILTSSLGNVRTIPALWLSRSIVRLTEPLMDRWWLAETSSRRPVELAGWLHEASLRHVTKWMLEKWVTVEGRCRGCWWYRWCCWCWCWCWCWRWRWRRISSSGRVRWKFRPRLPRRPPRPLTIVAPAPTTATLTGNEETASLNRPPHPPRRRRRRRRRHRRCRRCCCCRVSSTRTGDFGSFAVKCRWRRWNWWWWWLYRWWRSRATIEDAMRRATGRNERNGRKRRRRRSRWRRRWKGRSKGSFDVFGNDVWHCLATRRYFRLSSRKDPP, from the exons ATGCGGTTCGATCCGGCCGGATTCACGGGACCACCTACGTCGCACGAGCGAACCAACGGGAACGACGACGATGCCGACTACTTGCGTTTCCATTTTCCTCGCCGCGATCCATCCGTCGCGCAGATCCGTTTGTTTCACCTTCGAGCCAAGGTTGACGTTTTGGCCAGCAGTTTCCTATTCGTCCTACGGACTTGCAAGATTCTCGGCCAACGAAAATCTTGCTCCGCTCGAGAGAAGAAGCAGCAGCCGCGTCGTTATCGGCCTTACGATCCTTTCGTCACCACCGTCGGCACCACAAGTGGAAGCATCGTCACCGATCGTCGTCGACTCGCGTCGTCGCTCGAGAATGGGCCCGAATTCAGAAACGCCACTGCCTTTCGCGTCTTTTACAGTTCAGTTTACCGCAGCGAGACGTGCGCGCGCATTCGCACGTTCGCGATTATTTTGGAACCGAGAAAACGTCGGGTGTCGCGATTTCGTCGCTGCAACGGTCGCGATGCGGACCGAGGGAACGGTGACGTCGACGACAGCGACGACGAAGAGAACGACCACGCTCGGGTCGAGCGTTTTTCCTGGACGTTGCGAGACTCGGGGTCACGGCCGCCTCGTGACCGAATCAACACCGACCGAACGAGAACGAGAGGAAAGAGTGATCGAGCTAGACCAGTCGTTCTCGACGAATCCGTCGATCAATCCCCGATACCTATCGTGGACGTCACGAACGTTCCTTCCGTCGACGCGTTTGCTTACACTGCCCAGAATGACGAGAACGATGACAGTGTTCCGCGTAACCCGCCGCCACATTGCCAGATCGGACTGGATTCCGAAGGATTCGAGAGCAGGAATGATCCGAAAAGGGACAAGTTGCGCGTCGGTGATGGAAACGGAAGAAGCGAGAACAATTACACTGCCCGGTTCCAGGAGCCGATTACCAACGGAAGCTGCAAGAACGAGAGAGAGTTGGCGACCAGCGGATCAACGAAACTCTCAAATTCGTACGGTCGAAAGTACGGATTCTTGTTCGTTATGTATCTATTGGCTTGGCCGCTGGTCTGCTCGACCACTCCTTCCGGACAATTTGCTTCCGGTTTCGCCCACGGTCCATCTCTCGGTCCCGCTGAGAATCTTTTGCAGCACAACTCCACGCAAATTTCATCCTTGTTTTCGTCGGGTGTCGCGtcgcaacagcaacagcaacaggaACAACAGAAGCAACAACAGAAGCAACAGCAGCAGAAACAACGGCATCGTCAAACGGAAGAGCAATTAGTTCAAGTCGCGGAGTACGGTAGAGATGGTAACAACGCGCATCGTCGTCGCTGGTACGATGATCAACgaaaagaagaggaacgcGAAATTGAGGAATCATCGTATCAAAGCCACCAGGCAGTTCTCGAGTCGGAAACGTTACATCCTTACAACGAATACAGCTGGGAGGTGAACCAGATAAATCCTTGGTTGTCGGCCTGCGATCTGGCGGGACCAGCGCCGGCCGATCTTCAAGGTAGTTGCGGTCCACCGGAAGTCCCGAAGAACTGCCCGATCGCGTGCACGATAGATGCCGGGAAAGAGTTTCTTGAGGTGATCGAGAGAACGTCGTGGTCGAGACGAGGCAAGCCGAAAGAATCTGCTGCCGGTGAGCAACTCCAGCGACAGAATAAAGAGAATAAGAAGATTAAGAATAAGATTGGGGATGGCGTACGGATGGCTCCGGAACAGTGCCTTTTTTATCTCGAGGAGTCGCATAAGAGGGACATCTGTCGGGATGATTTTGGCCGGACCAGTACGCCAAGTTTTTTAACCCCGAGGGAGAATCGATATTGGTTCATGAGCGGGTTGCGTCTGCGGCACTGCTGCGAGCACGCGGTGGTCAACGCCCTGGCACCCGGCAAGGGCGGTCCGCTCGAGAACGTGCTAAACGGTGGCCAGAAGTGCGCCGATGCCCTGGACAAGCTGTTGCTCGTCGATGCGTTAGCCGCGAGATTGCATTGTGAATTCGAGGAAGTGCTGGCGCGATACGACTGTGCTCAGCCCTATTCGGTCATCTTCAACTGCACCCATTGCAAG GAAGCGTATAGAAAATGGGTATGCAGCTCCCTGGTGCCTTACTTTGCTCATGGGGGACCGCAGGACTTGGATAGCTCGGACAGCTGGGTCGGAAGCAGGCTTAGGCCCTGTCGGTCCTTTTGCCAATCCGTGGAGCAACGTTGCCCTTACTTACTTCCGGGTGACCGTGCCCCCGCTTACCCCACGCAGTACGCCGGCGAACCTACTTTCCTTTGCAGAG ATCCAAACATCCCCGAGACCGGAGAGCAAGCTGCGAGGGCGTTGCACAGCAGCGAAGAGGACGAGTGCTGTTTTCACGCGTGCTCCGAGGAGAATCCGGGATCGGGTATCTGCGCGAATTGTACGGACCGAGAACCACGGAAACGCGGGAGAAGCCACGATCCTTCGACGGCGCCCTACTGCGAGATTAATCCTATTCAACCAGCTTCCACAG GTGGACAGTATCGTGCTCCGGGAACTACGGACAGCACGGTGATCGAGGAAGGGGATGAATCGTACGATTCGTCGAAGGAGACGGACGCGTCGGCGTCAGGGACGCTGACTAATATCGTGCAGCAACAAGGGACCTCGTTGTGCGGAAGCGGCGGTGTCGGTTCAATGACGAGCATCTCCTCTTCCGATCGATCAACGATCAGCCTACTCGCGCAACTGTTTTGGTTATGCTCGATCCTGACCAGCAGCCTCGGCAACGTTCGAACGATACCTGCGCTATGGTTATCTAGGAGCATCGTACGTTTGACAGAGCCGTTGATGGATCGGTGGTGGTTGGCAGAGACGAGCAGCCGGCGACCGGTTGAGCTTGCCGGTTGGCTTCACGAAGCGAGCCTGCGTCACGTAACCAAGTGGATGCTCGAAAAGTGGGTGACGGTCGAAGGTCGGTGCCGAGGTTGTTGGTGGTACCGGTGGTGTTGTTGGTGTTGGTGCTGGTGCTGGTGTTGGCGGTGGAGGTGGCGTAGAATATCGTCGAGCGGTCGCGTACGATGGAAATTCCGACCGCGGCTACCGCGTAGACCGCCTCGACCCCTAACAATCGTTGCCCCCGCGCCGACCACCGCCACGTTAACGGGCAACGAAGAAACCGCCTCTCTTAATCGTCCACCTCAtcctcctcgtcgtcgtcgtcgtcgtcgtcgtcgtcatcgtcgttgtcgtcgttgttgttgttgtcgCGTCTCGTCGACGCGGACAGGGGATTTCGGCTCGTTCGCTGTCAAGTGTCGCTGGCGGCGATGGAattggtggtggtggtggttgtaTCGATGGTGGAGATCGCGGGCCACGATCGAGGACGCGATGCGACGCGCAACCGGAAGAAACGAACGAAATGGGAGGaagcgaagaagaaggaggagcaGGTGGAGGAGAAGGTGGAAGGGAAGAAGCAAAGGCAGTTTCGACGTTTTCGGCAATGACGTTTGGCATTGTTTGGCCACGCGACGATACTTTAGATTGTCCTCGAGGAAGGATCCGCCATAG